One genomic region from Colletes latitarsis isolate SP2378_abdomen chromosome 10, iyColLati1, whole genome shotgun sequence encodes:
- the LOC143346657 gene encoding vesicular integral-membrane protein VIP36 produces MNVILSFILVTSVSQLVVAEWNTKDYMKREHSLIRPYQGSGMTVPYWDFFGSTMVTNNYIRLTPDLQSKQGAIWNSYPCQVRNWELQVHFKVHGKGTDLFGDGFVIWYAKERMQTGPVFGNKDYFQGLAIILDTYSNHNGPHNHQHPYISAMVNNGSLHYDHDRDGTHTQLAGCEAKFRNLEHDTHIAIRYERDTLTVSTDFANKAAWKECFSVKDIKLPTGYYFGISATTGDLSDNHDILSIRLFELDLPDDPKDQEDRSNILPSAAFYEAPREHVNDPKQSAVSRIMFFFLMLVGVLAIIACVVVAIMWYQRHQENSRKRFY; encoded by the exons ATGAATGTGATATTGTCTTTCATATTGGTTACAAGTGTTTCGCAGTTAGTAGTCGCAGAATGGAATACGAAAGACTATATGAAACGAGAACATTCTTTGATTAGACCGTATCAAG GATCTGGAATGACTGTTCCTTACTGGGACTTCTTTGGTAGTACAATGGTAACAAATAACTATATAAGATTAACACCAGACTTACAAAGTAAACAAGGTGCCATATGGAATTCTTAT CCATGCCAAGTAAGGAATTGGGAGCTCCAAGTCCATTTCAAAGTTCATGGGAAAGGAACAGATTTATTTGGTGATGGTTTTGTCATCtggtatgcaaaggaaagaatgCAAACAGGCCCTGTATTTGGAAATAAAGACTATTTCCAAGGATTAGCTATCATTTTAGACACCTATAGTAATCACAATGGCCCACATAAT CATCAACATCCTTATATTTCTGCTATGGTCAATAATGGTTCATTGCATTATGATCACGACCGTGATGGAACCCATACCCAACTTGCAGGCTGTGAAGCAAAATTTAGGAACTTAGAACATGATACTCATATTGCCATACGATACGAAAGAGATACATTAACCG TTTCTACAGACTTTGCGAACAAAGCTGCCTGGAAGGAATGTTTCTCTGTAAAAGATATAAAACTTCCCACTGGCTATTACTTTGGAATATCTGCAACAACGGGAGATTTGTCAGATAATCACGATATATTATCGATACGTTTGTTCGAGTTAGATCTACCGGATGAC CCGAAAGATCAGGAAGATAGATCTAACATTTTACCCTCGGCTGCGTTTTATGAAGCTCCACGag AACATGTAAACGATCCAAAGCAATCTGCGGTAAGCAGAATAATGTTTTTCTTCCTAATGCTCGTGGGTGTGCTCGCAATCATAGCCTGCGTCGTAGTAGCCATTATGTGGTATCAAAGACATCAGGAGAACAGTCGGAAACGGTTTTACTAA